The following proteins come from a genomic window of Populus nigra chromosome 6, ddPopNigr1.1, whole genome shotgun sequence:
- the LOC133696242 gene encoding rhomboid-like protein 14, mitochondrial, which produces MDRRGSLTKGMLPLLAFHAVSEYYRLPWKPPVTAALLGANTLIYLRPAFLRHILPSIDQVWFNPHLILKYRDLKRFLLSPFYHVSDSHLVYNMMSLLWKGIQLETSMGSVEFASMLAALLAMSQGITLLLAKSLLLFLDYEKPFYSEYSVGFSGVLFAMKVVLNSQSESLTNVYGLVIPARHAAWAELILIQMFVPGVSFLGHLGGILAGILYLKLKRAYSGPDPLTLTIRTLTNVISWPLRFVRNLFQFRRGRISGRGSVGGRQTGRTMSGLWRCQACTYDNSSLLSVCEMCGTSRGARGLSSREFSRHSDDLTLEEIRLRRIERFG; this is translated from the exons ATGGATAGAAGAGGAAGCTTAACAAAGGGAATGTTGCCGCTGCTGGCATTTCACGCTGTAAGCGAGTACTATAGGCTGCCATGGAAACCTCCTGTCACCGCGGCTCTTCTCGGTGCCAATACTCTCATCTATTTGAGGCCTGCTTTTCTCCGTCATATCCTTCCCTCTATCGATCAAGTCTGGTTTAATCCCCACCTCATTCTTAAG TATAGGGACCTGAAACGCTTCCTGCTCTCACCATTCTATCATGTGAGTGACTCTCATCTCGTTTACAACATGATGTCGCTCTTATGGAAGGGAATTCAATTGGAAACTTCTATGGGAAGTGTTGAATTTGCATCTATGCTTGCTGCTTTACTTGCTATGTCCCAGGGTATTACACTGTTGCTAGCCAAGtccctcctcctcttccttgATTATGAGAAACCTTTCTACTCTGAATATTCTGTTGGATTTTCTGGTGTTCTCTTTGCCATGAAAGTTGTCCTCAATTCTCAGTCCGAGAGTCTTACTAATGTCTATGGATTGGTCATACCGGCACGCCATGCTGCATGGGCAGAGTTGATTCTTATCCAAATGTTTGTACCTGGCGTCTCATTTCTTGGCCACCTCGGTGGAATACTTGCTGGGATTCTCTATCTCAAGTTGAAGAGAGCGTATTCAGGTCCAGACCCACTCACTCTAACCATCAGAACCCTTACCAATGTAATAAGCTGGCCTCTGAGGTTTGTGAGGAATTTATTTCAATTCCGGCGAGGACGGATTTCTGGTCGTGGAAGTGTTGGTGGGAGGCAGACGGGAAGGACAATGTCAGGGCTGTGGAGATGCCAAGCATGTACATATGATAATTCCAGTCTGTTAAGTGTATGTGAGATGTGTGGGACAAGTCGGGGTGCTCGTGGATTGTCCTCGCGTGAATTTTCACGCCATTCCGATGACCTTACATTGGAAGAAATACGTCTTCGAAGGATCGAAAGATTTGGTTGA